In Molothrus aeneus isolate 106 chromosome 4, BPBGC_Maene_1.0, whole genome shotgun sequence, the following are encoded in one genomic region:
- the LRRTM1 gene encoding leucine-rich repeat transmembrane neuronal protein 1 has translation MDFLLIGLCLNWLLRKPPGLILCTLGIFSKMLPAVNSGCPQLCRCEGRLLYCESLNLTEMPRNLSGMMGLSLRYNSLSELHDGQFTGLMQLTWLYLDHNHICSVEGNAFQKLRRVKELTLSSNKITQLPNTTFRPMPNLRSVDLSYNNLQSLEPDLFHGLRKLTTLHMRSNAIKFVPVRIFQDCRSLKFLDIGYNQLKSLARNSFAGLFKLTELHLEHNDLVKVNLAHFPRLISLHSLCLRRNKVTIVVNTLDWIWQLEKMDLSGNEIEYIEPHVFESVPHLKSLQLDSNRLTYIDSRVLDSWKSLTSISLSANAWDCSRNVCALASWLSNFQGRYDSNLLCATPEYAQGEDVLDAVYAFHLCEDADPTSVNTFSPVTNNSEQTLGYGSATATYDAPDGDEDRTTYAVTITMPGENSENAVQIHKVVTGTMALIFSFLIVVLVLYVSWKCFPAGLRQLRQCFVTQRRKQKQKQTMHQMAAMSAQEYYVDYKPNHIEGALVIINEYGSCSCHQQPARECEV, from the coding sequence ATGGATTTCCTTCTTATTGGTCTCTGTTTAAACTGGCTGCTGAGGAAGCCCCCGGGGTTGATATTGTGTACGCTGGGTATCTTTTCTAAAATGCTTCCAGCTGTGAATAGTGGGTGTCCACAGCTCTGTCGGTGTGAGGGCAGGCTTTTGTACTGTGAATCACTGAATCTCACAGAGATGCCTCGCAACCTGTCGGGCATGATGGGCTTGTCTCTGCGGTACAACAGCCTTTCAGAGCTGCATGATGGACAGTTCACAGGGTTAATGCAGCTCACGTGGCTCTATCTGGATCACAATCACATTTGCTCAGTGGAGGGGAATGCCTTTCAAAAATTGCGGCGAGTTAAAGAGCTCACCCTGAGTTCCAACAAAATAACCCAACTGCCCAACACCACTTTCCGCCCCATGCCAAACTTGCGCAGTGTGGATTTATCATACAACAACCTGCAGTCTTTGGAGCCTGACCTGTTCCACGGGCTGAGAAAACTGACAACTTTGCACATGCGGTCGAACGCCATCAAGTTCGTGCCGGTGAGAATTTTTCAGGACTGTCGCAGCCTGAAGTTTCTAGACATAGGATACAATCAGTTAAAGAGCCTGGCTCGAAACTCTTTTGCTGGCTTGTTCAAACTCACTGAGCTGCACCTCGAGCACAATGACTTGGTGAAAGTGAATTTAGCCCATTTTCCCAGGCTCATCTCCCTGCACTCCCTCTGCTTGCGAAGGAATAAAGTTACCATCGTAGTAAACACTTTGGACTGGATATGGCAACTCGAAAAGATGGATCTCTCCGGCAACGAAATCGAGTACATCGAACCTCACGTTTTCGAGAGTGTACCTCATCTcaaatccctgcagctggacTCCAACCGGCTGACCTACATCGACTCCCGAGTCCTCGACTCCTGGAAGTCCCTCACGAGCATCAGCCTCTCCGCCAACGCCTGGGATTGCAGCCGGAACGTCTGCGCCCTGGCCTCCTGGCTCAGCAACTTCCAGGGTCGCTACGACAGCaacctgctctgtgccaccccCGAGTACGCCCAGGGAGAGGATGTTTTGGACGCCGTGTACGCCTTCCACTTGTGCGAGGACGCCGACCCCACAAGCGTCAACACCTTCTCCCCGGTGACCAACAACAGCGAGCAGACGCTGGGTTATGGCTCGGCCACCGCCACCTACGACGCGCCCGACGGCGACGAGGACCGGACCACGTACGCCGTCACCATCACCATGCCCGGCGAGAACTCCGAGAACGCCGTGCAGATTCACAAGGTGGTGACGGGCACCATGGCactgattttttccttcctcatcgTGGTTTTGGTGTTGTACGTCTCCTGGAAGTGCTTCCCGGCCGGCTTAAGGCAACTAAGACAGTGCTTTGTCACACAGCGCaggaagcagaagcagaaacagACCATGCACCAAATGGCTGCCATGTCAGCCCAGGAGTATTATGTTGATTACAAACCCAACCACATTGAGGGAGCCCTGGTGATCATTAATGAGTACGGATCTTGCTCCTGTCACCAGCAGCCAGCGAGGGAATGCGAGGTGTGA